A segment of the Gemmatimonadales bacterium genome:
GGTACCTTCCTACAGTTCGAGACCGAGTTGGACAACCGGCATGAAAGTACGACGATGATGCGGAGTGGGGCCGGCCGCCTCGATGGCCTGCCGGTGCCGCTCCGTGCCATAGCCGCGGTTGCTGCCCCAGTGGTAGGCCGGATGCCGGGCGCCCAGACTGCTCATCAGGCGATCCCGAACCGTCTTGGCGATGATGCCGGCCGCAGCAATCGAAAGGCAAAGCGCGTCGCCGTCGACGAGGGCGTCGTGATCGAGCCCCAGGTCAGGCATGGGCAGGCCGTCGAGCAGGATCTGATAGGGTCGGCCCGCCGGCAACGCGGGAAGGGCTCGCCTGACCGCGCGACGCATGGCGAGCACCGTGGCGCGCCGGATGTTGAGCCGATCGATTTCACGAACCGAAGCGGCGCCAACCCCGATCGCAACCGCGTGCTGGCGAACCAGCCCCGCCGCAACGTCGCGCTTCGCTTCGGCGAGCGTCTTACTGTCACGGATACGCCGGAAGCGGGTGACACCTTCCGGGAATACGACGGCCGCAGCCACCACTGGACCGGCCAGGGGACCGCGGCCTGCTTCATCGACGCCGATCAGCAGCCCACCTGCCTGCCAGGCGAGCCGCTCGCGTTCCAGCGATGGCACCTTGCCGGCCATGAGCGCTCCGGGAGGCCCGGGACGGTGCGTCCCGGGAGATCGACTGTCAGCCGGGCAGCGAGGCCGCCACCCGGACCTGCAACGGAGCTACTTCTCGCCCTTGCCGGTGTGCGCCGGGTCGCGACGCTCACGGATCCGGGCGCCCTTGCCGCTCAGATTGCGCAGGTAGTAGAGCTTGGCGCGCCGCACCCGCCCCCGTCGAACCACGGAGATCGAGGCAACGGTCGGGCTGTGGAGCGGGAAGATGCGCTCGACACCAACCGACGCGGAGACCTTCCGCACCGTGAAGGTCTCGTCGATGCCACCGCCCCTACGCGCGAGGCAAACACCCTCGAACGCCTGCAGTCGCTCTTTGTCGCCTTCACGAACACGGACCATCACTTTGACCGTGTCGCCTGGCGCAAAGGTCGGGATATCGGTCTTGAGACCTTCCCGGGTAAGCGTCGAAAGTTCCGTCATAACCCCTGCTCCTTGAATAGCGAGACGTCCCTCACGTCTCAGTGTCGTGTTCCCGTTTCCAGGCCGCCCAAAGGTCGGGCCGCCGCACCGAGGTCAATCGCTCGGCTTCCTGCTGCTTCCACGCCGCAATCTCGGCGTGATTGCCCGACCTGAGCACCGCCGGCACCGCCATTCCCCGGAACTCCGGCGGGCGGGTGTAGCTCGGCGGGCTCAACAACCCGTCATAGAACGAGTCGGAACTGGCCGACTCATGGTCTCCCAGCGCACCCGGGAGCAACCGTACCACCGCGTCGATCAGGCAGAGCGCGGCCGGCTCCCCACCCGAGAGGATGAAATCGCCGACGCAGACTTCCTCGGCGTTCAACCCGTCGACAATGCGCTGGTCGAGGTCCTTGTAGTGACCCGCAATCAGCGTCAGCACCGGTGCCAGCGAATACCGCACCACCGCGCGGTGGGTGAGCGGAACTCCGCGCGCCGACATCACCAGGACCCGTCCTGGGTTACCCAGTGACTCGACCGCCGCAAACACGACATCCGGCTTGATCACCATCCCGGCCCCGCCCCCGTAGGGCGTATCGTCGACCGTCCGATGCCGATCCGTGGCGTAGTCTCTCAGCTGCACCAGCCGGAACTCCACCAAGCCCTTCTCCACTGCCCGGGCCGGAATGCTGGCCGCGAGATACGGCGCCATCACCTCCGGAAAGAGCGAGATGACGTTGATCCTGGTGCGGGGCGGCGCCTCGGCCTCACTCATCGATCAGGCCATCGGGCGCATCGAGCACCAGCCGGCGCGCCTCCCGCTCCACCTGGACCACGAATTCCTTGCGAAACGGCACCAGGAACTCACGTTTCCTGCCCTGCACTTCCAGCATCAGCCCGGTCGGGTACTCCTCGACCGCGGTCACCACACCGAGCGGGTTACCCGCCGGATCCTGCACCGCGAAGCCCTCGAGCTCGTGGAGGTAGACCTCTCCCTCAGCTGGCGGCGTCAGCGTCTCGGCTGGCGCGGAGAGCAGGTAGTCCCGCCACCCCTCGATGATCAGCCGGTCCTCGTACCCGACAAAGGTGACGAGGATCTCGCGATGATAGATCCGGCTCCGCTCGATCACGAGCGGTCCCGCAACCTGCTCACCTGCCAGACTCGTGACCCAGACCGACCGCCCCGGCGCAAACACCGTCTGCGGGTCGTCCGTGAGCGGAAAGACCGCACACTCGCCCTTGAGTCCGTGCGGCTTCCGCAACCGTCCCACCACCAGGTGGCGGGGCGGTAGATCCGTCACGCCGTGACGCCCGCCTTCTTGAGCAGCGTCCCGACAGTGTCCGACGGCGTCGCGCCCTTACCGACCCACTCCTTGGCCGCTTCGACGTCGATCTGGAGCTGCTTGTCGGTCTCGGCGCGCGGATTGTAGGTGCCGAGAATGGCGATGAAACGGCCATCGCGCGGCTTGGTCTTCTCGGCCACGACGATCCGGTAGATCGGGAGCTTTTTCCGCCCGACGCGGCGAAGACGAATACGAGTTGCCACAGACTACTCCTTAGATAATCGTGAGGGTAGAGGTTCCGACCTCACCCGACCTGCCGTTTACCTCAGCCCCGCCTGCCCGGGAACACTGCGCCCCCGCCGCCGAACGGCAGCTTGGGCCCGTTTTTCCCGCCCTTCATCAGCTTCTGCATCTGCTTGAACTGATTCAGCAGCTGATTGACTTCCTGAACCGTCCGGCCGGAGCCTTTGGCCACGCGGAGCCGGCGCGATCCATTCATCAGATCAGGATCGGCCCGCTCACCGGCAGTCATCGACAGCACGATGGCTTCGACGTGTTTGATCCGATTGTCGTCGACATTGGCCGACTTGAGCATCTGCGAGTTCACGCCTGGCAGCATGCCCAGCACGTTCTTGAGCGGCCCCATCTTCTGCATCTGCTTCATGGCGGTGAGAAAGTCCTGGAGGTCCAGGCCCTTCTTCGACATCGCCTTCTTGGCCAGCTTCTCGGCTTCTTTTTCGTCGATGGCGCCCTGGGCTTTTTCGACCAGGCTCAGCACGTCGCCCTGCTGGAGGATCCGGCCCGCCATCCGCTCGGGATGGAACGGCTCCAGCGCATCGAGGCCTTCACCGACGCCGACGTACTTGATCGGCGCGTGGGTGACACCGTAGATCGACAGCGCCGCACCGCCGCGGGAGTCGCCGTCCATCTTGGTGAGCACGACGCCGGTGACACCGAGCGCGTCATGGAAGCCCTTGGCAATCCGAACCGCGTCCTGGCCGGTCATGCCGTCGGCGACCAGCAGGATCTCGTGCGGTTTGATGGTGCTCTTGAGCTTGATCAGCTCGGCCATCATCTCGTCGTCGATCTGGAGGCGGCCCGCGGTATCGACGATGACCGAGCGCGCGCGCGCCTTGCCGGCCGCTTCGATGCCGCGCCGGACGATGCCGACGACGTCGGTCTGCCCGGGCTCGCCGTGGAAGCCGACCCCGACCTGCCGAGCAAGCGTATCGAGCTGCTCGACGGCGGCCGGACGATAGACGTCCGCCGCAATCAGGAAGGGCGCTTTCTGTTCGAGCTTGAGTCGCTTGGCGAGCTTGCCGGCGCTGGTCGTCTTACCAGAGCCCTGAAGACCGACGATGAGGATGACCGTGGGCGGAACCGACGCGTGAGCAATCGGCGCCTGCTTCTCACCCAGCATGGCGACCAGTTCGTCGTAGACGATCTTGACGATCTGCTGGCCGGGCTTGACGCCCTTCATCTGAACGACGCCGACGGCCTTGTCCTGAACCCGCTCGAGAAACTGGCGGGTCAGCTCGAAGCTCACATCGGCTTCGAGCAGCACCCGGCGAATTTCCCGGAGGCCCTCTTTGACCGCGTCCTCGGTGAGGACGCCTTTGCCCGCAAGACGCTTGAGGGCATCGGTCAGTTTGGTAGACAGGTCGTCGAACATAAGCCCTGAAAGATAGCCGACTTACAGGGGGGGCTCAAGACCGACGGAGCCCACTGAATCGGCCCCCGCCAGGAGCCAGAGACATGGGACGCCCCGGTGGGGAGACTACCTCAGGCGGCGATGATGCTGTCGTCGTCCCGCTCCGGCAGGTAGAGCACCTGGACCGCCTCGCCGACCTGCCAACGTTCTGCCCGATTTCGCGACACCAGATCGGAGCTTCGAATTACCCGCCCGTCGACCTCGAACTGGTATCTGACTCGCATTTCTTTGGTTCCGAGGCTGGAGGTCTCGATTTCCATGCCCAGAATCACGGCCTCTCTCAACTGGCCGCTCTCGAGAAACGGGCGGACCCGGTTCCGGCGGTTTGCCACGGTAACGCCGTAGATCAGGGGGAGGACCCCGAAGCTGACTGCCGAGAAGAACCCGACCACCAGCATATCGATCAGGCGCCACCGTCCCCCCCGGCGGGCGGCATCGGGGTCAATGGTCTGGAGGACGCCGGGGGCCAGCCTGTGGTAGAGTTTCTTCAGGTCGCCAGTGATGACCCGCGGCCCGGGGTCGAGGGCGATCGGCGGACCAAGAGCCGGGACCCGGACGGGGGCCGAAGACTGGGCCACGGCCACCGCGACCCCAGGACCGGTCGGTGCCGCCGCTGGTGCGCGGAACAGGCTGTCGCGGACCTCGCGGGCCGACTGGTACCGATCCGATGGCGACGGTTGGAGCATTCGGGCCAGAACCGATCGAAGCGGTTCCTGGCAGGACAGCGCCTCGGGCACCTCGATCCGGCCGGCCGGATTGAGGAACATCGGTGGCGGGGATCCGGTGACCAAATGCAGGAACGTGGCGGCCAGGGCATAAAGGTCGCTGCTGGCGGTAGCCTGCCCCATGTACTGCTCGTACGGCATGTAGCCGTAAGTTCCGGCGATGGTGGACCCCCCATCGCCTCGCACCACGTTGCGGACGGCCCCGAAGTCCACCAGCACCGGATTGCCATCGGCCTGACGATGATATTGGCCGGTTTGATATCGCGATGGAGGATGGGCGGGATCCGGCTGTGGAGGTGAGTCGAGCACGCCGAGCATTTCGAGGAAGAGGTGCATCACCCCGGCCCGGTCTAGCCCTCCGCCCTGCTCGATCCGCTGGGCAATCGACTGGCCATCGATGAACTCGAGCGCAATGGCGTGCACCTGGCGGCCGAGCCAGTCGCCGCGCACCGTCTCGAACACCTCCGGAATACCCTGGTGCCGCAAGGTCTTGAGGACGGCGGCCTCACGTTCGAACATCTCGAACGTCTTCCAATCCTCGGCCTGCGCCGGATCGAGGATCTTGAGGGCAACCTGACGCCCACCGGTCGAGTCCTCGGCCAGATAGGTCCGCGCAAAGGCGCCCTGACCCAGGCGGCGTACCACATCGTAGCGGTCGGCAAACCGAGTTGGCCAGTCAGTCATGACAAGATCGGATTCCGGGTAGCTGGGCACCGAGAGGACCGAGGGCCCACAGGTCGCTCCCGCACGTCACTGCAGGATCGAGCCGGGCCGGACCGGCAATCTACCTGTCCGGGGTGGCTGATGCCGGATCGGTCGGCTCCTGCCCGAGCACCTCGCGCACCTTCTTGGTCAGTCCGCGCGGGGTGTACGGCTTCTGAACGAAGGCAACCTCGGCTGCCAGCAAACCATGGCGAACGATTGCGTCGTCGGTGTACCCGCTCATGAACAGCACCTTGAGGCCCGGAAACCTGGCGCGAAGTACGGCCGCCAGCTCCGGACCACTCATATTGGGCATGACCACATCGGTCAGCAGCAGGTCGACCGTTTCAGCACCGTCGTCGAGCACCCGGAGCGCTTCGAGCCCGTCGACCGCAGTAAGGACCCGATAGCCGTGCCGTTCCAGGCTCCGGACGGTGAGCCCCCTGACACCCGGGTCATCTTCGACCACGAGGATGGTTTCGGTGCCCCGTTCAGCCTCGGTGGCCGTTGCAGCTGGCACCTCGGTGACCGGTTCGTCAACGGCGGGGAAATAGAGTTTGAATGTGGTCCCGCGCCCGGGTTCGCTGTAGACATGGATCGAGCCCTCACTCTGTCGTACCGTACCGAACACCATCGGCAAGCCAAGTCCGGTGCCCTTCCCGACCTCCTTGGTGGTGAAGAACGGATCGAAGATCCGGGCCTGGACTTCCGGGGTCATTCCGCACCCCGTGTCCGTCATCGCGAGCATGACGTGTGGCCCCGGCCGGCAGTCAAGCCGACTGGCGGCATACTCCTCGCTCAGCACCACGTTAGCCGTTTCCACGGTGAGCTTCCCGCCGCGGGGCATCGCGTCCCGGGCATTGACCGCCAGGTTCAACAACACCTGACCGATCTGGCCCGGGTCAACTTTGACCCTCCCCAAGCCGGGGTCCAGGACGGTGTGGAAGGCGATATCCTCACCAATCAGGCGGTGAAGGATCTTCCCCAACTCTTCGACGATCGCATTGAGGCTGACGACCCTCGGCTGAAGCATCGACTGGCGGCTCAGTCCGAGCAGTTGCCGGGTCAGTGCGGCGGCGCGCCCGGCCGCTTCGGCGATCGCGGTGATCGCTTCACGATCGTCGCTCGGCATCTCGGCGTTGCCAAGCATCAGCTCGGTATAGCCGGTAATGATCGTCAGCAGATTATTGAAGTCGTGCGCCACACCGCCCGCCAGGCGACCAACCGCTTCCATCTTCTGCGCCTGGCGGTACTGATCCTCGAGGCGACGGCGCTCGGTCACGTCGCTCTGGACGCCAACGAAGTGTGAGACCCGCCCGTGCGCATCATGGACGGGGTTGATGGACAGCGCATTCCAGAAGGGCGTTCCGTCCTTCCGGTAGTTGAGCACTTCGACCGCGCAGCCGCGCCCTTCGGCGATCGCCTCGCGCATCGAACGCACCGTCTCCGGGTCGGTGTCCTTGCCTTGAAGAAATCGGCAGTTCCGCCCCACGACCTCGTCGGTGCGCCACCCGGTGATCCGTTCGAAGCCGGCACTGGCGTAGATGATCGGTCCGTCGGGCTCGTTCGGGTCGGTGATCAGGATCCCTTGCGACACCTGCTGGATGGCCCGATCCCGCAGCTCGAGCGCTACCTGCGTCTCCTTGAGCTCCGTGATGTCTCGGGATACGCCGATGACACCAATCACCTCGCCCCGCTCGCTGCGGTACGGGGCCTTGATCGACTGGAAGATCCTCGGCTTGCCGTCGACAGGAATGAGATCCTCGACGTTGTGAACCCGGCCGGACTCGATGACGAGGCGGTCGCTCGCCCGAACCGCTGCGGCCTGGACCGGCCCGAAGATGGCGTCGTCGTCCCGGCCCAATACTTCGTCGACCGGTCGTCCTGCCGCTCGGCTGGCGGCCTGGTTGAACAGCAGGTAGCGACCCTCGAGGTCCTTGACGAACACCGTGTCAGTGGTGCCTTCGACCACGGCCTTGAGCAGCTGGCTCGTTCGAGCCAGCTCTGCTCCGGCCCTGCGGATCTGGGTCACATCCCGGGCTTCGACCAGGCTTGCCGGCTTCCCAGACCAGGTCAGCCCATAGGCAAAGATCTCCACCTCCAAGATCTCACCCGACTTGGTCCGGTGCCGCCACACCCCCCGTACCTCCGAGTCGCCGAGGGATCGGCCGACCATCTCGAGCAAGGCCGGAATGTCCTCCGGGGGCCGGATGTCCTTGATCGTCATCGTCAGGAACTCGTCGCGGCTGTATCCGTACCGATCGACGGCGGCCTGATTGACCGCCAGATAGCGGAGCGTCTCGCGGTCATAAACGAAGAGCGGTTCCGTGATCGCCTCGAAGAGACTGCGGTACCGCAGTTCGCTCTCTCGGCGAGCCACTTCCGCCGCGGTGCGCTCGGCAATCTCGGTTCGGAGTCGTCCGTTGGTGGCTTCGAGCTCCCGCACTTTCTGTTCGAGCTTTCCGATCAGCAGCGCGTTGTGTCGTTCGATCAGGTCCGGGGTGGCCGTCCCCGCCCGCAACCCCACCGAGAGCTCGCCCCGGCCGGCCCGCTCCAGGATCTCCCGGATCCGATCCATGAACTCCTCCGGTTCGGCCGGTTTGACGATGAAGTCGTCCGCGCCGAGATCCATCGCCAGCCGCTCGTCCTTGGGGTCGGTATAGGTTGCCGTGTAGACGACGAAGGGAATCGGCGCGAGCCGATCATCCGCTCGCCAATGACGCAGGAGGGCGTAACCGTCGAGCACCGGCATCAGCAAGTCTGAGACGACGAGGTCGGGTGCCTGCAGACGTGCGCGGGTCAGCGCTTCGGCGCCGTGGACCGCCTCATCCACCGTGTATCCATGGCCCTCGAACAGCGACCGCAACATGTAGCGATTCGTCTCGATATCATCGACGATCAACACCCGTGTCATGATCCGGCCGCCTTGGGTTTCATCTGAAGAAACCGCTCGACGTCTGCGACGAACGTTTCGGGGTTGATCGGTTTTTCGAGGTATCCGGTCGCGCCGGCGGCAAGACACTTTTCCCGATCGCCGACCATCGCATATGAGGTTACCGCCACGATCGGAATGGCTGCGAGCACCGGATCGGCCCGAAGCGCGCGAGCGACCGCGTACCCGTCCATGCCTGGCAACTGAATATCGAGGAGGATGAGGGCCGGGTTGGCCGACGCCGCCAGCGCCAATCCCTCGGGTCCGGTCCCGGCCTGTACCACCGTGTGTCCGCGCTGTTCAAGGAGAAAACAGGCGAGATAGCGATTCTGGGGGTTGTCCTCGATCAGGAGAATAACGGCGCTCATGAACTCTCCTGGGAACGGAGCGGCAGCGTCACCGTAAAGACGCTTCCGACTCCCCATTCGCTCTCAGCAACGACATCGCCACCCATTAAACTCGCTAGCCGGCGGCAGATCGCCAAGCCCAACCCGGTGCCGTCGTGTCGACGAGCCATGCCGACATCGAGCTGCCGAAACGGTTGAAACAGGGATGCGAGGTCCTCGGTGCGGATGCCCGGACCGGTGTCCGCCACGCGAATCCGAACCACCGGCCCCCCAGCTTCGGGGTGCGGTGCGTCCGCCAGCTCCGCAATAACCGAGACCTGTCCCCGTTCGGTGAACTTGATGGCGTTGCCGAGCAGATTGAGGAGGATCTGCTCCACCCGCCGCTCGTCGCCAAGGATGGTGCCGAGATCCGCAGCCACCTCGGACACGAGCGCGAGTCCCTTTGCCTCTGCCTGCGGAGCGACCGAAGCAACAACCTTGGCCACCGACCGTCCCAGGTCGAATGGCTCGCGCGCGACGTCGAGCTGCCCCGCCTCGATCTTCGAGATATCGAGCACGTCATTCACCAGCGCGAGCAAATGGCGGGCGCTCCGTCTGACCATGTCGAGTTGCTTGTGCTGCTCCGGATTGACCGGGCCGGCCAAGCCCTGGAGCATGATGCCGGTGAACCCGATGATCGAGTTGAGCGGGGTCCGCAGTTCGTGTGACATGGTGGCCAGGAAGGCCGATTTGATCCGGTCGGCGGCCTCGGCGCGGTGCCGCTTCTCGCGTTCGGCGTCGGCGGCCTTCCGCTCGGTCACGTCGCGAACCACGGCAATCAGATTACCATCGGGGGTCCCGGCAGCAATCACGTCGGCCGGAAAGGTCGATCCGTCCTTCCGCAGGAAGGTCCATTCCTGGTTGTGGGCGCCCACATCCCGGATTTCGCTCAGGGTTCCGGCAACACGACGCAACTCCGCAGGGGGAAGAATATCCACCGGGAGCTTGCCGATGAGCTCATGTCGCGCATAGCCGAGCATCCGGCAGATGCTCGGATTGGCGTCGAGATAGCGGCTTTCCGGATCGGCGATCAGGATCCCGTCGGGCGCGTACTCGAACAGCGTTCGGTAGCGTGCCTCGCTCGCCCGCTGCGCTTCCTCCGCACGGCGGCGCGCCGTGATGTCGGTTCCGATACTCAGAAACTCGACCAGCCGGCCCTCGGCGTCTCGGATGATCCGATTGGTCCAGGCAATCCAGACCCGGTCCCCGTTTCGAAGCATGTTCTCATTGACGCTCTGTTCGTAGGACTCCGGCGCGGAGCAGATATCCTCGATCAACCGCCGGAGATCCCGGCCTCCGCTTTCGGTCGTCGGGACGATCGTTCCGATCACATGGCGTCCGAGGATCTCGTCGGCGCTGAAGCCGAAGAAGCGCTGGCCGTACTCGTTGAGCAGGGTAATCCGTCCGTCGGCGTTCCAGCGAAGGATGATGCTGTTGGCATGTTCGACCAGCTCGCGATACCGCCGTTCGCTTTCGGCGAGCCGGTCTTGCGCGCGTTTCCGCTCGGAGATGTCAATCCCGACACCCACGAGACAGGGTTTACCCTCGAGTACCACCCGGCGGCCAGTGAACAGATATGGGGTGGCCGTGCCATCCCGGGCAATGAAGTCCGCCTCGATGGCTGACCCTCCGCTGGCAAAGACTTCGGCGATCCGGCGCTCGAGCAGGGGCCGGTCGCGCTCGCTGAAGAAATCGAGCGGGTGCATCCGAGTGATCTGATCCGCCGAGTAGCCGGACGCCACTTCGAACGAGCGGTTCCAGCGCAGGAACCTCCCCTGCTCGTCGTAGCAGTACAGAATCCCGGGCAAGCTGGCGACCATTGCCTCCGAGAAGACACGTTCGTCGGGCAACCCGCTTCCCCCGGGCGTGATCGTCATAGGCAGTGCCTCGCGCTGGGTCCGGCGCCGGTTGAATGGTTGGCCCGGGTTGGGATCCGGGTCATTCGCCTAATGATGCTGCACGAACCGCGCCGCGGTCCAGGCAGGGGGCCTACCCGCTACGGCAACCTTGCTCGCGGCCGGCTGCCGTCGACCGCTCGCTCATGGGAGGCCTTCGCGGTGCCCCGGCAGCACGGCGACGCGGACGATCGGCAGGTCCGCACCGCGGCGCAAGTCGCGGTCGAGCAGGTTCCAGACCGCAAAGCCATCCTCGCTGGCGGGCTCCAGCAGGTACGCAGCGAAGAGCCCCAGGCGCTGATCGGTCGGCACCAGGTACGACCCCTGTGCCGCCTCCGCGTGGCCGGGGCGCCAAGCACCGTGAACTCCGATCAGGCGATGCCCCTCGAATACGCCGCCGGCCACCGACAACGAATCGACCCGGAAGACCTCGGCGGGACCGGACCAGGGAGCCAGCAAACGCTCGACGAGGATGCCCTGTCGTCGCAGCAGGGCGACGAGATGCTCGTGCTGCGGCGGCAGGATGTATCCGGCGCGAACCGGTTCCTTGGCCGCGGCAGCGAACCGTACATAAGCCGGCATCCGAACGGTCCGGAAGGTTCCCGTCCGGAGCCGTCGCGCAAACGGGCCAGCTCCTTCCCCGGCGGCGTGGGTAATCTCGGCAATCACAGCTTCGTTGACGGGGTCGGCCCACCGGCTGCTCACCACCACCGAGTCGGGACGCGCAATGGCAGTGGCGGCATTGATGGCCTTGATAGTGGTTCGCTCCGCTGCCGTGTACCGCAGAATCTCGAGCACGAAGTCGTAGGTTGCCCGGAT
Coding sequences within it:
- a CDS encoding ribonuclease HII gives rise to the protein MAGKVPSLERERLAWQAGGLLIGVDEAGRGPLAGPVVAAAVVFPEGVTRFRRIRDSKTLAEAKRDVAAGLVRQHAVAIGVGAASVREIDRLNIRRATVLAMRRAVRRALPALPAGRPYQILLDGLPMPDLGLDHDALVDGDALCLSIAAAGIIAKTVRDRLMSSLGARHPAYHWGSNRGYGTERHRQAIEAAGPTPHHRRTFMPVVQLGLEL
- the rplS gene encoding 50S ribosomal protein L19, which codes for MTELSTLTREGLKTDIPTFAPGDTVKVMVRVREGDKERLQAFEGVCLARRGGGIDETFTVRKVSASVGVERIFPLHSPTVASISVVRRGRVRRAKLYYLRNLSGKGARIRERRDPAHTGKGEK
- the trmD gene encoding tRNA (guanosine(37)-N1)-methyltransferase TrmD — its product is MSEAEAPPRTRINVISLFPEVMAPYLAASIPARAVEKGLVEFRLVQLRDYATDRHRTVDDTPYGGGAGMVIKPDVVFAAVESLGNPGRVLVMSARGVPLTHRAVVRYSLAPVLTLIAGHYKDLDQRIVDGLNAEEVCVGDFILSGGEPAALCLIDAVVRLLPGALGDHESASSDSFYDGLLSPPSYTRPPEFRGMAVPAVLRSGNHAEIAAWKQQEAERLTSVRRPDLWAAWKREHDTET
- the rimM gene encoding 16S rRNA processing protein RimM, with translation MTDLPPRHLVVGRLRKPHGLKGECAVFPLTDDPQTVFAPGRSVWVTSLAGEQVAGPLVIERSRIYHREILVTFVGYEDRLIIEGWRDYLLSAPAETLTPPAEGEVYLHELEGFAVQDPAGNPLGVVTAVEEYPTGLMLEVQGRKREFLVPFRKEFVVQVEREARRLVLDAPDGLIDE
- the rpsP gene encoding 30S ribosomal protein S16, whose product is MATRIRLRRVGRKKLPIYRIVVAEKTKPRDGRFIAILGTYNPRAETDKQLQIDVEAAKEWVGKGATPSDTVGTLLKKAGVTA
- the ffh gene encoding signal recognition particle protein; protein product: MFDDLSTKLTDALKRLAGKGVLTEDAVKEGLREIRRVLLEADVSFELTRQFLERVQDKAVGVVQMKGVKPGQQIVKIVYDELVAMLGEKQAPIAHASVPPTVILIVGLQGSGKTTSAGKLAKRLKLEQKAPFLIAADVYRPAAVEQLDTLARQVGVGFHGEPGQTDVVGIVRRGIEAAGKARARSVIVDTAGRLQIDDEMMAELIKLKSTIKPHEILLVADGMTGQDAVRIAKGFHDALGVTGVVLTKMDGDSRGGAALSIYGVTHAPIKYVGVGEGLDALEPFHPERMAGRILQQGDVLSLVEKAQGAIDEKEAEKLAKKAMSKKGLDLQDFLTAMKQMQKMGPLKNVLGMLPGVNSQMLKSANVDDNRIKHVEAIVLSMTAGERADPDLMNGSRRLRVAKGSGRTVQEVNQLLNQFKQMQKLMKGGKNGPKLPFGGGGAVFPGRRG
- a CDS encoding serine/threonine protein kinase, producing MTDWPTRFADRYDVVRRLGQGAFARTYLAEDSTGGRQVALKILDPAQAEDWKTFEMFEREAAVLKTLRHQGIPEVFETVRGDWLGRQVHAIALEFIDGQSIAQRIEQGGGLDRAGVMHLFLEMLGVLDSPPQPDPAHPPSRYQTGQYHRQADGNPVLVDFGAVRNVVRGDGGSTIAGTYGYMPYEQYMGQATASSDLYALAATFLHLVTGSPPPMFLNPAGRIEVPEALSCQEPLRSVLARMLQPSPSDRYQSAREVRDSLFRAPAAAPTGPGVAVAVAQSSAPVRVPALGPPIALDPGPRVITGDLKKLYHRLAPGVLQTIDPDAARRGGRWRLIDMLVVGFFSAVSFGVLPLIYGVTVANRRNRVRPFLESGQLREAVILGMEIETSSLGTKEMRVRYQFEVDGRVIRSSDLVSRNRAERWQVGEAVQVLYLPERDDDSIIAA
- a CDS encoding PAS domain S-box protein; this encodes MTRVLIVDDIETNRYMLRSLFEGHGYTVDEAVHGAEALTRARLQAPDLVVSDLLMPVLDGYALLRHWRADDRLAPIPFVVYTATYTDPKDERLAMDLGADDFIVKPAEPEEFMDRIREILERAGRGELSVGLRAGTATPDLIERHNALLIGKLEQKVRELEATNGRLRTEIAERTAAEVARRESELRYRSLFEAITEPLFVYDRETLRYLAVNQAAVDRYGYSRDEFLTMTIKDIRPPEDIPALLEMVGRSLGDSEVRGVWRHRTKSGEILEVEIFAYGLTWSGKPASLVEARDVTQIRRAGAELARTSQLLKAVVEGTTDTVFVKDLEGRYLLFNQAASRAAGRPVDEVLGRDDDAIFGPVQAAAVRASDRLVIESGRVHNVEDLIPVDGKPRIFQSIKAPYRSERGEVIGVIGVSRDITELKETQVALELRDRAIQQVSQGILITDPNEPDGPIIYASAGFERITGWRTDEVVGRNCRFLQGKDTDPETVRSMREAIAEGRGCAVEVLNYRKDGTPFWNALSINPVHDAHGRVSHFVGVQSDVTERRRLEDQYRQAQKMEAVGRLAGGVAHDFNNLLTIITGYTELMLGNAEMPSDDREAITAIAEAAGRAAALTRQLLGLSRQSMLQPRVVSLNAIVEELGKILHRLIGEDIAFHTVLDPGLGRVKVDPGQIGQVLLNLAVNARDAMPRGGKLTVETANVVLSEEYAASRLDCRPGPHVMLAMTDTGCGMTPEVQARIFDPFFTTKEVGKGTGLGLPMVFGTVRQSEGSIHVYSEPGRGTTFKLYFPAVDEPVTEVPAATATEAERGTETILVVEDDPGVRGLTVRSLERHGYRVLTAVDGLEALRVLDDGAETVDLLLTDVVMPNMSGPELAAVLRARFPGLKVLFMSGYTDDAIVRHGLLAAEVAFVQKPYTPRGLTKKVREVLGQEPTDPASATPDR
- a CDS encoding response regulator; amino-acid sequence: MSAVILLIEDNPQNRYLACFLLEQRGHTVVQAGTGPEGLALAASANPALILLDIQLPGMDGYAVARALRADPVLAAIPIVAVTSYAMVGDREKCLAAGATGYLEKPINPETFVADVERFLQMKPKAAGS
- a CDS encoding PAS domain S-box protein; translated protein: MTITPGGSGLPDERVFSEAMVASLPGILYCYDEQGRFLRWNRSFEVASGYSADQITRMHPLDFFSERDRPLLERRIAEVFASGGSAIEADFIARDGTATPYLFTGRRVVLEGKPCLVGVGIDISERKRAQDRLAESERRYRELVEHANSIILRWNADGRITLLNEYGQRFFGFSADEILGRHVIGTIVPTTESGGRDLRRLIEDICSAPESYEQSVNENMLRNGDRVWIAWTNRIIRDAEGRLVEFLSIGTDITARRRAEEAQRASEARYRTLFEYAPDGILIADPESRYLDANPSICRMLGYARHELIGKLPVDILPPAELRRVAGTLSEIRDVGAHNQEWTFLRKDGSTFPADVIAAGTPDGNLIAVVRDVTERKAADAEREKRHRAEAADRIKSAFLATMSHELRTPLNSIIGFTGIMLQGLAGPVNPEQHKQLDMVRRSARHLLALVNDVLDISKIEAGQLDVAREPFDLGRSVAKVVASVAPQAEAKGLALVSEVAADLGTILGDERRVEQILLNLLGNAIKFTERGQVSVIAELADAPHPEAGGPVVRIRVADTGPGIRTEDLASLFQPFRQLDVGMARRHDGTGLGLAICRRLASLMGGDVVAESEWGVGSVFTVTLPLRSQESS